The proteins below come from a single Burkholderia contaminans genomic window:
- a CDS encoding NAD(P)/FAD-dependent oxidoreductase encodes MSASNAAPGWPDSRWPDSLWAATAAPAPDTPALDASASCDVAIVGAGFTGLSTALHLAERGVNVRVIDSAQPGWGASGRNGGQVIPGLKYDPDELVRRFGDEAGEQLAAVVGGAADTVFDLIARYAIDCDARRHGWIQPAPTAAMLDTVARRAQQWAARGAPVELLGRDDVARRLGTHAYAGGWIDRRAGSVQPLSYTRGLVRAAQASGAVVHGLTRAVGLTRADGRWQVATAGGATVSAECVVIATNGYTDGLWPGLRQSVIAANSFIVATQPLAPELGRDILAGGEVASDARRLLLYFRRDAAGRLLMGGRGPFAEPRATSDWRHLERATTLLYPQLKGVRFEYRWAGRVAITADFMPHVHEPAPGVTIALGYNGRGIAMATTLGKHLAAHLSGDAQLPLPLRRTPIRPIPFHGLQRFYIAAGVAWYRLLDSLS; translated from the coding sequence ATGAGTGCAAGCAACGCGGCACCCGGATGGCCCGACTCCCGGTGGCCGGACTCGCTGTGGGCGGCGACCGCCGCGCCGGCGCCCGATACTCCCGCGCTCGACGCGTCCGCGTCGTGCGACGTGGCGATCGTCGGTGCTGGCTTCACGGGCCTGTCGACCGCGCTTCACCTGGCCGAACGCGGCGTGAACGTGCGCGTGATCGACAGCGCGCAGCCGGGCTGGGGCGCGTCCGGCCGCAACGGCGGCCAGGTGATCCCCGGCCTGAAATACGACCCCGACGAACTGGTCCGCCGGTTCGGCGACGAAGCCGGCGAGCAGCTTGCCGCCGTGGTCGGCGGTGCGGCCGACACGGTATTCGACCTGATCGCGCGGTACGCGATCGACTGCGATGCGCGACGCCACGGCTGGATCCAGCCGGCGCCGACTGCCGCGATGCTCGACACGGTCGCCCGGCGTGCGCAGCAGTGGGCCGCGCGCGGCGCACCGGTCGAACTGCTCGGTCGCGACGACGTCGCGCGCCGGCTCGGCACGCATGCGTACGCGGGCGGCTGGATCGATCGCCGCGCGGGCAGCGTGCAGCCGCTCAGCTATACGCGCGGCCTCGTGCGCGCGGCGCAGGCGAGCGGGGCGGTCGTGCATGGGTTGACGCGCGCCGTCGGGCTGACGAGGGCGGACGGCCGCTGGCAGGTCGCGACGGCCGGCGGCGCGACGGTATCGGCGGAGTGCGTCGTGATCGCGACCAACGGGTACACGGACGGGCTGTGGCCCGGCTTGCGCCAGTCGGTGATCGCCGCGAACAGCTTCATCGTCGCGACGCAACCGCTCGCGCCGGAACTCGGTCGCGACATCCTCGCCGGCGGCGAGGTCGCATCGGATGCGCGGCGCCTGCTGCTGTACTTCCGGCGCGATGCCGCGGGACGCCTGCTGATGGGCGGCCGCGGCCCGTTCGCGGAGCCGCGTGCGACGAGCGACTGGCGCCATCTCGAGCGTGCGACGACGCTGCTGTATCCGCAACTGAAGGGGGTCCGCTTCGAGTACCGCTGGGCCGGGCGCGTCGCGATCACCGCGGATTTCATGCCGCACGTGCACGAGCCCGCGCCGGGCGTGACGATCGCGCTCGGCTACAACGGGCGCGGCATCGCGATGGCGACGACGCTCGGCAAGCATCTGGCCGCGCACCTGTCGGGCGACGCGCAACTGCCGCTGCCGTTGCGGCGCACGCCGATCCGGCCCATTCCGTTTCACGGGCTGCAGCGTTTCTATATCGCGGCCGGCGTGGCCTGGTATCGGCTGCTCGACAGCCTGTCGTGA
- a CDS encoding IclR family transcriptional regulator, whose protein sequence is METSPDQSNDLLFNQSLEKGLNVLRAFSAKRRTMTLAEVADAAGMTKSSAQRMVYTLEKLGYIRKHPVTRRYQLTPHVMRIGFSYLAADTLIDVANPFLSELTNLTGETTNLTEPDEDEMVYVARFVSTKFVPIHMPIGSRIPMYCTGSGRAFLSALPPEEARVRLDGMARTPHTPRTVTALDELVALLDSARLEGYATNQEELFIGDMSIAAPVLGSQGQPVAAVHVVAPTSRWTLDDARRKLAPAVIDCARGISNSIRTLE, encoded by the coding sequence ATGGAAACGTCGCCCGACCAGTCAAACGACCTGTTGTTCAACCAGTCGCTGGAGAAAGGGCTGAACGTGTTGCGCGCGTTCAGCGCGAAGCGGCGCACGATGACGCTGGCGGAAGTGGCCGATGCGGCCGGCATGACGAAAAGCTCGGCGCAGCGGATGGTCTATACGCTCGAGAAGCTCGGCTACATCCGCAAGCATCCGGTTACGCGCCGCTACCAGCTCACGCCGCACGTGATGCGGATCGGCTTCAGCTATCTCGCGGCCGATACGCTGATCGACGTCGCGAATCCGTTCCTGTCCGAACTCACGAACCTGACCGGCGAAACCACCAACCTCACCGAGCCGGACGAGGATGAAATGGTGTACGTCGCGCGTTTCGTGTCGACGAAGTTCGTGCCGATTCACATGCCGATCGGCAGCCGCATCCCGATGTACTGCACCGGCTCCGGCCGCGCGTTCCTGAGCGCGCTGCCGCCGGAAGAAGCGCGTGTGCGGCTCGACGGCATGGCGCGCACGCCGCATACGCCGCGCACGGTCACGGCGCTCGACGAGCTCGTCGCGCTGCTCGACAGCGCGCGGCTCGAAGGCTACGCCACGAACCAGGAGGAACTGTTCATCGGCGACATGTCGATTGCCGCGCCCGTGCTCGGCAGCCAGGGGCAGCCGGTGGCCGCCGTGCACGTGGTGGCGCCGACGAGCCGCTGGACACTCGACGACGCGCGCCGCAAGCTCGCTCCGGCCGTGATCGACTGCGCGCGCGGGATCAGCAATTCGATCCGGACGCTTGAATAG
- a CDS encoding Lrp/AsnC family transcriptional regulator, translating to MHEPVLDRLDRHLLAILQENGRASNLDLAKAVGLSPAQTLRRHRRLEEIGAIRRYETRLCPDTLGFGVTAFVHVTMERGHIRDLSKFQKLVSDLAQIQECFSVTGDIDYVLKVVAHDLKGLSRFLLETLMRIPGVSGVHSSVCLDEIKCTSAMPVEA from the coding sequence ATGCATGAACCGGTTCTGGATCGCCTCGATCGCCACTTGCTCGCGATCCTGCAGGAGAACGGCCGCGCGTCGAACCTCGATCTGGCGAAGGCCGTCGGCCTGTCGCCCGCGCAGACGCTGCGCCGCCACCGGCGGCTGGAGGAGATCGGCGCGATCCGTCGCTACGAAACCCGGCTGTGCCCCGACACGCTCGGTTTCGGCGTGACCGCTTTCGTGCACGTGACGATGGAGCGCGGGCATATCCGCGACCTGTCGAAGTTCCAGAAACTGGTGTCCGATCTCGCGCAGATCCAGGAATGCTTCTCGGTGACGGGCGACATCGACTATGTGTTGAAGGTCGTCGCGCACGACCTGAAAGGCTTGTCGCGGTTCCTGCTCGAGACGCTGATGCGCATTCCCGGCGTGAGCGGCGTGCATTCGAGCGTGTGCCTCGACGAGATCAAGTGCACCAGTGCGATGCCGGTCGAGGCCTGA
- a CDS encoding amino acid ABC transporter permease, which produces MFFENAIDFLPILLKGAVVTIEITACAFVLSSVLGLILALLKVSPNRAVSTVGSTVVNVIRGLPIIVQLFYMYFVLPDLGIQLSAFQAGVLGLGIAYSAYQAENFRAGIEAIDRGQIEAAHAIGMRGPMIMRRVVLPQAFRIALPPYGNTLVMLLKDSSVASTITVAEITRAGQLIASSTFQNMSVYTLVALLYLALGLPLMFGVNRLGKRLSLRRSA; this is translated from the coding sequence ATGTTTTTTGAGAACGCGATCGATTTCCTGCCGATCCTGCTGAAGGGGGCGGTGGTCACGATCGAGATCACGGCATGCGCGTTCGTGCTCAGCTCGGTGCTCGGGCTGATCCTCGCGTTGCTGAAGGTGTCGCCCAACCGTGCCGTATCGACGGTCGGGAGCACGGTCGTCAACGTGATTCGCGGCCTGCCGATCATCGTGCAGCTGTTCTACATGTACTTCGTGTTGCCCGATCTCGGTATCCAGCTGTCGGCGTTCCAGGCCGGCGTGCTCGGTCTCGGCATCGCGTATTCGGCCTACCAGGCGGAAAATTTCCGCGCCGGCATCGAGGCGATCGACCGCGGCCAGATCGAAGCCGCGCACGCGATCGGCATGCGCGGGCCGATGATCATGCGGCGCGTCGTGCTGCCCCAGGCGTTCCGCATCGCGCTGCCGCCGTACGGCAACACGCTGGTGATGCTGCTGAAGGATTCATCGGTCGCGTCGACGATCACCGTCGCGGAGATCACGCGCGCCGGCCAGCTGATCGCGTCGTCGACATTTCAGAACATGAGCGTCTATACGCTCGTCGCGTTGCTGTATCTCGCGCTCGGCCTGCCGCTGATGTTTGGCGTGAACCGGCTCGGCAAGCGACTCTCGCTGAGGAGAAGCGCATGA
- a CDS encoding amino acid ABC transporter ATP-binding protein: MIRIDAIHKRFQQHAVLKGVSLDVQQGEVVCLIGPSGSGKSTVLRCINGFETYDEGAITIDGVKVDAHSKRIHELRMRVGMVFQRFNLFSHRTALENVMEGPVHVRRTPAAQAREQARALLDKVGLAHRMNAYPSELSGGQQQRVAIARALAMEPQAILFDEPTSALDPELVGEVLGVMRGLARDGMTMVVVTHEMAFAREVADRVCFLHDGTICESGSARDVLTQPKHPRTQEFLRRLLASDDAATPDRT, encoded by the coding sequence ATGATCCGGATCGATGCGATACACAAGCGCTTTCAGCAACACGCCGTGCTGAAGGGCGTCAGCCTCGACGTGCAGCAGGGTGAGGTCGTGTGCCTGATCGGGCCGTCCGGCTCGGGCAAATCGACCGTGCTGCGCTGTATCAACGGCTTCGAGACTTACGACGAAGGGGCGATCACGATCGACGGCGTGAAGGTCGACGCGCATTCGAAACGGATTCACGAGCTCCGGATGCGGGTCGGCATGGTGTTCCAGCGCTTCAACCTGTTCTCGCATCGCACGGCGCTCGAGAACGTGATGGAAGGGCCGGTCCACGTGCGCCGCACGCCGGCCGCGCAAGCGCGCGAGCAGGCCCGCGCGTTGCTCGACAAGGTCGGGCTCGCGCACCGGATGAATGCGTATCCGTCCGAGCTGTCGGGCGGGCAGCAGCAGCGCGTCGCGATCGCACGCGCGCTGGCGATGGAGCCGCAGGCGATCCTGTTCGACGAACCGACGTCGGCGCTCGATCCCGAACTCGTCGGCGAAGTGCTCGGCGTGATGCGCGGACTCGCGCGCGACGGCATGACCATGGTCGTCGTCACGCACGAAATGGCATTCGCGCGCGAGGTGGCCGACCGCGTGTGTTTCCTGCACGACGGCACCATCTGCGAAAGCGGATCCGCACGCGACGTGCTCACGCAGCCGAAACATCCCCGCACGCAGGAATTCCTGCGTCGACTGCTGGCGTCGGACGACGCCGCCACCCCGGATCGAACATGA
- a CDS encoding ABC transporter substrate-binding protein: MVSFIKRFGALAAGFATCIAFSAASAGAVAAEPTLKVGATATGVPFTFLDVKSNSIQGMMVDAITAAGKSAGFRVDVQQTVFSALIPSLTTQKIDIISAAMLKTPARQQVVDFSDTVYTFGEGLIVKADDPGRYTSMDDFKGQVVGAQVGTAFVDALNKKGIFKEVRTYDSIADIMRDVALGRIKAGFADQPIVAYQIEHGVSRQVRLVPEYQSVVKGQVCFIVRKGDTATLEQLNGAIRKMKGDGTLQQILQKWHMS, encoded by the coding sequence ATGGTTTCGTTCATCAAGCGGTTCGGCGCACTGGCCGCCGGTTTCGCCACCTGCATCGCTTTCTCCGCCGCATCGGCCGGCGCCGTCGCGGCCGAGCCCACGCTGAAGGTCGGCGCGACGGCCACCGGGGTGCCGTTCACGTTTCTCGACGTCAAGAGCAATTCGATCCAGGGGATGATGGTCGATGCGATCACCGCGGCCGGGAAGTCGGCCGGGTTTCGCGTCGACGTGCAGCAGACGGTATTTTCGGCGCTGATCCCGTCGCTCACCACGCAGAAGATCGACATCATCTCGGCCGCGATGCTGAAAACGCCGGCGCGCCAACAGGTCGTCGACTTCTCCGACACGGTCTATACGTTCGGCGAAGGCCTGATCGTGAAGGCGGACGACCCGGGCCGCTATACGTCGATGGACGATTTCAAGGGGCAGGTGGTCGGCGCGCAGGTCGGTACGGCGTTCGTCGACGCGCTGAACAAGAAGGGCATCTTCAAGGAAGTCCGGACCTACGATTCGATCGCCGACATCATGCGCGACGTCGCGCTCGGCCGCATCAAGGCCGGCTTCGCCGACCAGCCGATCGTCGCGTACCAGATCGAACACGGCGTCAGCCGCCAGGTGCGGCTCGTGCCCGAATACCAGAGCGTCGTGAAGGGGCAGGTCTGCTTCATCGTGCGCAAGGGCGACACGGCGACGCTCGAGCAGCTCAACGGCGCGATCCGGAAAATGAAGGGCGACGGCACGCTGCAGCAGATCCTGCAGAAGTGGCACATGAGCTGA
- a CDS encoding EamA family transporter, with amino-acid sequence MNALRRRIRVADRQREFIVPIPVLFAVLCAAFLHASWNALVRSSGDRLRSATVLQIAIGLFALLFLPAAAPITPASWACVVASAVLHVVYTLLLVRAYEHGDLSVAYPVARGTAPLLVTLGAAAFAGEHLNVGAQCGLVLICAGILAIGLERGRGAKHRMMQVLPTAFATGVSIAAYSVVDGIGVRESGNTVGYTAWMFVLTGAMIAAYYRLRAGPLRLTQEAGETAKAACGGVFAALAYGIVIWAMDRAPMGPVSALRETSVVFAALIARVYLGERLTPRRAAGCAVIAAGALLISAFEVAR; translated from the coding sequence ATGAATGCCCTGCGGCGACGAATTCGCGTGGCCGACCGTCAGCGAGAATTCATCGTGCCGATCCCCGTTCTGTTTGCCGTTCTGTGTGCGGCGTTCCTGCACGCATCATGGAATGCGCTCGTCCGCAGCAGCGGCGACCGGCTCCGGTCGGCCACGGTGCTGCAGATCGCGATCGGGCTGTTCGCGCTACTGTTCCTGCCGGCCGCGGCGCCGATCACGCCTGCGAGCTGGGCATGCGTCGTCGCGTCGGCCGTGCTGCACGTCGTCTATACGCTGCTGCTGGTGCGCGCGTACGAGCACGGCGACCTGAGCGTCGCGTATCCGGTCGCGCGCGGCACCGCGCCGCTGCTCGTCACGCTCGGTGCGGCGGCGTTTGCGGGCGAGCACCTGAATGTCGGCGCGCAATGCGGGCTCGTGCTGATCTGCGCGGGCATCCTGGCGATCGGCCTGGAGCGCGGGCGCGGCGCGAAGCACCGGATGATGCAGGTGCTGCCGACCGCGTTCGCGACCGGCGTGTCGATCGCGGCCTACAGCGTGGTCGACGGGATCGGCGTGCGGGAAAGCGGCAACACGGTCGGCTATACCGCGTGGATGTTCGTGCTGACGGGCGCGATGATAGCGGCCTACTACCGGCTGCGGGCGGGGCCGCTGCGGCTGACGCAGGAGGCCGGGGAAACGGCGAAGGCCGCGTGCGGCGGCGTGTTCGCGGCGCTCGCGTACGGCATCGTGATCTGGGCGATGGATCGCGCGCCGATGGGGCCGGTGTCGGCGCTGCGGGAAACGAGCGTGGTGTTCGCGGCGCTGATCGCGCGCGTGTATCTCGGCGAGCGGTTGACGCCGCGCCGCGCGGCCGGTTGCGCGGTGATCGCGGCGGGGGCGTTGCTGATCAGTGCATTCGAAGTGGCGAGATGA
- a CDS encoding phospholipase C — protein sequence MFRQALLVTACAAAALALFACGGSDDPTSTPAVSSQDALQTATPIKHVVVIYGENISFDHYFGTYPNATNPSGEPAFAAKSGTPTINGLTGTLLTANPNFTNTANGTDAANPFRLDRTQAATADQNHAYTAEQQAEDNGLADLFPKYTGKGSSGGAGAFGTKGQVMGYFDGNTVTALWNYAQRFAMSDNTFTTVYGPSTPGALNVVSGQTNGMQIVKTSKQPSTLAATSYYINDGQGGFTMINDVDPGFDVCSSTTDQAMMTGKNIGDLLNSAKITWGGFMGGFNLSTTNGNGTTGCARSTVATAVNAATADYIPHHNWFQYYASTANPQHTRPSSIAAIGSSLQTDGKTAEPANHQYDTDDFFAAVKAGNFPSVSYLKAPAAQDGHAGYSDPLDEQAFVTKVVNFLQQQPDWQNTAVIVTYDDSDGWYDHVYTAPTHASSDAVDQVNGSGKCGTGGTTGVNGATVNGRCGPGVRIPLVVISPYAKQNYVDHTMLDQASVVRFIEDNWLGGQRIGGGSFDATAGDLRALFDFTSKPNTTPLYLDPTLGTALSSAPAI from the coding sequence ATGTTCCGTCAAGCCTTGCTCGTCACCGCCTGCGCAGCCGCGGCGCTGGCGCTGTTCGCCTGCGGCGGCAGCGACGATCCCACGTCGACGCCTGCCGTGTCGTCGCAGGATGCGCTGCAGACCGCCACGCCGATCAAGCACGTCGTCGTGATCTACGGTGAAAACATCTCGTTCGACCACTACTTCGGCACCTACCCGAACGCGACGAACCCGTCGGGCGAACCGGCGTTCGCCGCCAAGTCCGGCACGCCGACGATCAACGGGCTGACGGGCACGCTGCTCACCGCGAACCCGAACTTCACGAACACGGCCAACGGCACCGACGCGGCGAACCCGTTCCGCCTCGACCGCACGCAGGCCGCGACCGCCGACCAGAACCACGCGTACACGGCCGAGCAGCAGGCCGAGGACAACGGCCTCGCCGACCTGTTCCCGAAATACACCGGCAAGGGCTCGTCCGGCGGCGCCGGCGCGTTCGGCACGAAGGGCCAGGTGATGGGCTACTTCGACGGCAACACCGTGACGGCACTGTGGAACTATGCGCAGCGCTTCGCAATGAGCGACAACACGTTCACGACGGTCTACGGCCCGTCGACGCCGGGCGCGCTGAACGTCGTGTCGGGCCAGACCAACGGGATGCAGATCGTCAAGACGTCGAAGCAGCCGTCGACGCTCGCCGCGACCTCGTACTACATCAACGACGGCCAGGGCGGCTTCACGATGATCAACGACGTCGACCCGGGCTTCGACGTGTGTTCGAGCACGACCGACCAGGCGATGATGACCGGCAAGAACATCGGCGACCTGCTGAACAGCGCGAAGATCACGTGGGGCGGCTTCATGGGCGGCTTCAACCTGTCGACGACGAACGGCAACGGCACCACGGGCTGCGCGCGCAGCACGGTCGCCACCGCCGTGAACGCCGCGACGGCCGACTACATCCCGCACCACAACTGGTTCCAGTACTACGCATCGACTGCGAACCCGCAGCACACGCGCCCGAGCTCGATCGCGGCGATCGGTTCGAGCCTCCAGACCGACGGCAAGACGGCCGAACCCGCGAACCACCAGTACGACACGGACGACTTCTTCGCGGCCGTGAAGGCCGGCAACTTCCCGTCGGTCAGCTACCTGAAGGCGCCGGCCGCGCAGGACGGGCATGCGGGCTATTCGGATCCGCTCGACGAGCAGGCGTTCGTGACGAAGGTCGTCAACTTCCTGCAGCAGCAGCCGGACTGGCAGAACACGGCCGTGATCGTCACCTATGACGACTCGGACGGCTGGTACGACCACGTGTACACGGCGCCGACGCACGCATCGTCGGACGCGGTCGACCAGGTCAACGGCAGCGGCAAGTGCGGCACGGGCGGCACCACCGGCGTGAACGGCGCGACCGTGAACGGCCGCTGCGGCCCGGGCGTGCGCATTCCGCTCGTCGTGATCTCGCCGTACGCGAAGCAGAACTACGTCGACCACACGATGCTCGACCAGGCGTCAGTCGTGCGCTTCATCGAGGACAACTGGCTCGGCGGCCAGCGCATCGGCGGCGGCTCGTTCGATGCGACGGCAGGCGACCTGCGCGCGTTGTTCGACTTCACGTCGAAGCCGAACACGACGCCGCTGTATCTCGACCCGACGCTCGGCACCGCTTTGAGCTCGGCGCCGGCGATCTGA
- a CDS encoding class I SAM-dependent methyltransferase, whose product MTDPNEPPGRRAYASFAQRYADIAPTKAHNALYERPATMALLGDVAGLTVLDAGCGPGICSAHLARQGATVHAFDVTPEMVALAKTRCAGLPVDIVEGDLEGSLAWLPDAAFDKVVCSLAFDYVRDLLPTLREFRRVARPGATLVFSMAHPMRDWMDERTRGEGTYFDTFRFGFHWSGFGEPKPYVEAWRRPLADILNAVADSGWRLDRFVEPKPLPEMKAASERLHAELSLAPAFLCIRARC is encoded by the coding sequence ATGACCGATCCGAACGAACCACCCGGCCGCCGGGCGTACGCGAGCTTCGCGCAACGCTATGCCGACATCGCGCCGACGAAGGCGCACAACGCGCTCTACGAGCGACCTGCGACGATGGCGCTGCTTGGCGACGTAGCTGGCCTGACGGTACTCGATGCCGGCTGCGGGCCCGGCATCTGCAGTGCGCACCTCGCACGCCAGGGCGCGACGGTGCATGCGTTCGACGTCACGCCGGAGATGGTCGCGCTCGCGAAAACGCGCTGCGCGGGCCTTCCCGTCGACATCGTGGAAGGCGATCTGGAGGGGTCGCTCGCATGGCTGCCCGACGCAGCATTCGACAAGGTCGTCTGTTCGCTCGCGTTCGACTACGTGCGCGATCTTCTGCCGACGCTGCGCGAATTCCGGCGCGTCGCACGGCCGGGCGCCACGCTCGTGTTTTCGATGGCGCATCCGATGCGCGACTGGATGGACGAACGCACGCGCGGCGAGGGCACCTATTTCGATACGTTCCGCTTCGGCTTTCACTGGTCGGGTTTCGGCGAACCGAAACCCTATGTCGAGGCGTGGCGACGGCCGCTCGCCGACATCCTGAACGCCGTGGCCGACAGCGGCTGGCGGCTCGACCGGTTCGTCGAGCCGAAGCCGCTGCCCGAGATGAAGGCCGCATCGGAGCGGCTTCATGCGGAGCTGTCGCTTGCCCCGGCCTTCCTCTGCATCCGCGCGCGCTGCTGA
- a CDS encoding type VI secretion system amidase immunity protein Tai4 has protein sequence MREAWVAAALACFVFQPAIAVAKDAAQASPEAGSRTYIQNFKDMVLANCLTTAYKREPGVSKDIGSSTSALRDWTYYDMERAPDVIQALVSKYLARDYRNPVVEAEVRDVKFDFLKCIDLYHGKELDAAAKKLVLRPNSTYRTEHSPKPQ, from the coding sequence ATGAGGGAAGCCTGGGTCGCTGCCGCGTTGGCCTGCTTCGTGTTTCAACCGGCGATAGCCGTGGCGAAGGACGCCGCACAAGCGTCGCCGGAGGCCGGTTCACGGACTTACATCCAGAATTTCAAGGACATGGTGCTCGCCAACTGCCTGACTACCGCTTACAAGCGCGAGCCCGGCGTGAGCAAGGACATCGGCAGCAGCACCAGCGCGTTGCGCGACTGGACCTACTACGACATGGAGCGTGCGCCGGACGTCATTCAGGCGCTGGTCTCGAAGTATCTGGCCCGCGATTATCGGAATCCGGTGGTTGAAGCGGAAGTCAGGGACGTGAAGTTCGATTTCCTGAAATGCATCGATCTGTATCACGGCAAGGAACTGGACGCCGCAGCGAAGAAGCTTGTATTGCGCCCGAACAGTACCTATCGAACCGAGCATTCGCCAAAGCCGCAGTAG
- a CDS encoding cytochrome-c peroxidase gives MTARPAFPSPDAAGTPAPRPPSRLVRRAAFVLGAAVIGYGAFAIAFPARVPAAIGTVVADWTGANPHPVVLQRPAAQPLSAVAQLGRALFADPSLSASGKQSCASCHSPDHAYGPPNALDVQPGGLAMTQQGYRPPPSLMYLYRQPNFSIGPDAGENDAAPSVAQQAASAAGVVKAQKVAGTSAAPQLVPQGGMFWDGRADTLQQQAFGPLLNPVEMANASVDDVARKLAQSSHRAQFEQLFGARVFSTPQLAVSEAMFAIARYQVEDPSFHPYDSKYDRWLEGRARLTQAELRGLRLFNDPEKANCAGCHLSKPGKDGLPPMFTDYQYEALGAPRNRALAQNRNPAFYDLGVCGPFRDDLKDQTQYCGMFLTPTLRNSATRHVFFHNGVFHTLDQVMAFYNERSISPQKFYSRGADGKVDEYDDIPPKYRANVDVTDAPFDRKPGDKPAMTAQDIKDIEAFLGTLNDEPVRH, from the coding sequence ATGACAGCTCGCCCCGCGTTTCCGTCTCCCGATGCCGCCGGCACGCCCGCGCCGCGCCCCCCTTCCCGCCTGGTGCGCCGCGCGGCGTTCGTGCTCGGCGCGGCCGTGATCGGCTATGGCGCATTCGCGATCGCGTTTCCCGCGCGGGTGCCGGCGGCGATCGGCACCGTGGTCGCCGACTGGACGGGCGCGAACCCGCATCCGGTCGTGCTGCAGCGGCCCGCCGCGCAACCGCTGTCGGCGGTCGCGCAGCTCGGCCGCGCGCTGTTCGCCGATCCGTCGCTGTCCGCGTCGGGCAAGCAGTCGTGCGCGTCGTGCCACAGCCCCGATCATGCGTATGGCCCGCCGAACGCGCTCGACGTGCAGCCGGGCGGCCTCGCGATGACGCAGCAGGGCTATCGCCCGCCGCCGTCGCTGATGTACCTGTACCGCCAGCCGAACTTCAGCATCGGCCCCGATGCCGGTGAAAACGACGCCGCGCCGAGCGTCGCGCAGCAGGCCGCGTCGGCGGCCGGCGTCGTCAAGGCGCAGAAGGTGGCCGGCACGTCGGCCGCGCCGCAGCTCGTCCCGCAGGGCGGGATGTTCTGGGACGGCCGCGCCGATACGCTGCAGCAACAGGCATTCGGCCCGCTGCTGAATCCGGTTGAGATGGCGAACGCGAGCGTCGACGACGTCGCGCGCAAGCTCGCGCAGTCGTCGCATCGCGCGCAATTCGAGCAGCTGTTCGGCGCGCGCGTGTTCTCCACGCCGCAGCTCGCGGTGTCGGAGGCCATGTTCGCGATCGCGCGCTACCAGGTGGAGGATCCGTCGTTCCATCCGTACGACAGCAAGTACGACCGCTGGCTCGAAGGCCGCGCGCGCCTCACGCAAGCCGAACTGCGCGGGCTGCGCCTGTTCAACGATCCGGAGAAGGCGAATTGCGCGGGCTGCCACCTGTCGAAACCCGGCAAGGACGGGCTGCCGCCGATGTTTACCGACTACCAGTACGAGGCGCTCGGCGCGCCGCGCAACCGGGCGCTCGCGCAGAACCGCAACCCGGCGTTCTACGATCTCGGCGTGTGCGGGCCGTTCCGCGACGACCTGAAGGACCAGACGCAGTATTGCGGGATGTTCCTGACGCCGACGCTGCGCAACTCGGCGACGCGCCACGTGTTCTTCCACAACGGCGTGTTCCACACGCTCGACCAGGTGATGGCGTTCTACAACGAGCGCAGCATCTCGCCGCAGAAGTTCTATTCGCGCGGCGCGGACGGCAAGGTCGACGAGTACGACGACATCCCGCCGAAGTATCGCGCGAACGTCGACGTGACCGATGCGCCGTTCGATCGCAAGCCGGGCGACAAGCCCGCGATGACGGCGCAGGACATCAAGGATATCGAAGCGTTCCTCGGCACGCTGAACGACGAGCCGGTGCGGCACTGA
- a CDS encoding type VI secretion system amidase effector protein Tae4, with the protein MKRPSFAVAWAASQRIYDPANSGARVAKVIGGYVEKNVNNPDPTQRWSNTCAVRMSYILGEAGMVMPRIPGQTVSGGDDRQYFFRVRDLIRLLEQRWGKAERVEYPPSNGGSLAGRQGVILFEVSGWSDAQGHATLFNGRTCYDHCYFNEPGARYRTDRANFWSLS; encoded by the coding sequence ATGAAACGACCATCGTTTGCCGTTGCATGGGCGGCATCTCAGCGAATCTACGATCCTGCAAATTCCGGTGCGCGCGTCGCGAAAGTGATAGGTGGATACGTCGAGAAGAACGTCAACAATCCGGATCCGACACAGCGTTGGAGCAATACTTGCGCGGTCAGGATGAGTTATATCCTCGGCGAAGCAGGGATGGTGATGCCGCGAATCCCCGGGCAAACGGTATCGGGCGGAGACGATCGGCAATACTTTTTTCGTGTCAGGGATTTGATTCGTTTGCTCGAACAACGGTGGGGGAAAGCCGAGCGCGTCGAATATCCACCATCAAACGGCGGGTCGCTCGCAGGGCGACAGGGTGTCATCCTGTTCGAGGTGTCGGGATGGAGCGACGCACAGGGCCACGCCACACTATTCAACGGGCGCACGTGTTACGACCATTGCTACTTCAACGAGCCGGGTGCGCGGTATCGTACCGATCGCGCAAATTTCTGGAGTCTGTCATGA